Genomic segment of Alcanivorax borkumensis SK2:
GCCGCCGTAGATGGTGCCGTCCTTGATCAGGCTGTTGACCCTTTCGGTGGTGAGCCCGGTGAGGATCTGGCCTTGTTTGTCTTTCAGGCCGGGGACGTTGGTGAGCAGAATGAGTTTTTCTGCACGCAGCACTTCAGCTACTTTGCCGGCCACAAGGTCGGCGTTGATATTGTAACTGGCGCCGTTGTCGTCTACGCCGATGGGTGCGATTACAGGGATAAAATCGCTGCCGGCGAGCAGGTCGATGATGCGAGTGTCGATACCCTGCACTTCGCCAACGTGGCCGATGTCGATGATCTCTGAGGCCTGTAATGCAGGGCTATCCGCATCGCTTGCCTTGAGAACCATCTTGCGAGCTTTAATCAGCCGACCGTCTTTGCCAGTGAGGCCGATGGCTTGACCGCCGTTATGCTGGATCAGGTTAACGATGTCTTTGTTGACCAGCCCTCCGAGCACCATCTGTACCACGTCCATGGTTTCCCGGTCGGTGACACGCATACCCTGAACAAATTTGGATTCTTTGCCAAGACGTTCCAGTAACTCGCCTATCTGGGGGCCCCCGCCGTGCACAATCACCGGGTGGATGCCCACTTGTTTCATCATTACTACGTCACGGGCGAAGCTGTTTTTTAGCTCCTCGTTTTCCATGGCATTGCCGCCATATTTGATGACTACCGTGGTGCCGGCAAAACGCTGAATGTAGGGTAGCGCCTCAATCAGAATTCGGGCGGTGTCATGGGCACTATTGGCGTCCATTGGGTCTCCTTGGGTATTCGCTTTAGCGGAGGTATTTAACGTTCAAAATGCAGGGCCAACGCTTTGCATTGCAGGGGCTTTGTCCGCGTTCCCTCTTAGGATAAAGCGTGGAGCAAAAGAGTATCCGATTTGCGCGGTGCCATCTCCACGTTTGACCTTTCAGTTCGGTGATTCTAACTCAAAACGGCAATTTTAGGCTTTTATCGATTGCATGCAGTTGTTTGCGGAACTGTTCTTTTACTCGTTCCAGTGCCTCTTCGTCGCGCCCTTCGAAGCGGGCCACCAGTGACGGGGTGGTGTTGGACGCGCGCACCAGCCCCCAGCCATCAGGAAAGTCCACCCGTAGCCCGTCGATGGTGGTGGGGCGGCCGCCGGTGAATTGGTCGGCATGGGCCTCGAGGGCGTCGATCAGTGCAAATTTGTTGTCGTCGGTGGCATCGATATACAACGCTGGGGTGGTGGCGCCGGTTTGAAATTGGTCGAATACTTGGCCGGCGGTGTCATCTTGCAATGAAAGGATTTCCAGCAGGCGAGCTCCCGCATAGGCGCCGTCATCGCAGCCGAACCAGCGGTCGGCGAAGAAGATGTGGCCGCTGATTTCACCCGCCAAGGCGGTACCACTTTCTTTCATTTTGGCCTTGATTAGCGAGTGCCCTGTTTTGTACATCAATGGACGGCCTCCGTTCTTGCGGATAATGGCAGGCAGGGCGCGGCTGCATTTTACGTCGAAAAGGATGTCGGCGCCGGGGCTGCGGGCGAGCAGGTCTTTGGCGAACAGCATTAGCAGGCGATCGGGCCAGATGATTTCGCCGGTGTTGGTAACCACTGCGACGCGGTCGCCGTCGCCATCGAAGGCTAGGCCCAGGTCCAGTTCCTGTTCCTGTACTACGCGGATCAGGTCGGTGAGGTTATCCGGGTTACCGGTGTCTGGGGCGTGGTTGGGGAAGTTTCCGTCGATCTCTGTATACAGTGGCGCAACTTCACATCCTAACTGGCT
This window contains:
- the argB gene encoding acetylglutamate kinase, translated to MDANSAHDTARILIEALPYIQRFAGTTVVIKYGGNAMENEELKNSFARDVVMMKQVGIHPVIVHGGGPQIGELLERLGKESKFVQGMRVTDRETMDVVQMVLGGLVNKDIVNLIQHNGGQAIGLTGKDGRLIKARKMVLKASDADSPALQASEIIDIGHVGEVQGIDTRIIDLLAGSDFIPVIAPIGVDDNGASYNINADLVAGKVAEVLRAEKLILLTNVPGLKDKQGQILTGLTTERVNSLIKDGTIYGGMLPKIGCALEAVQNGVHTAHIIDGRVSHAVLLEILTDKGIGTLISKD